The Actinomyces sp. oral taxon 414 genome has a segment encoding these proteins:
- a CDS encoding NfeD family protein has protein sequence MAWLWWIGAALVLGVIETLTVDLTFLMLAGGAVGGAIAAALGTSFLVQAVVFAAVSTLLLAAVRPWAKWQLLSTTPDMRTNASALIGREATALTVIDERGGRVRLGGEEWSARLVESRPAPAQRGYGAPVQAFAGPTRIEPGTDVRVTAIDGAIAVVAPL, from the coding sequence ATGGCATGGCTGTGGTGGATCGGGGCGGCCCTCGTTCTGGGCGTGATCGAGACCCTCACCGTGGATCTGACCTTCCTCATGCTCGCCGGGGGGGCCGTGGGCGGCGCCATCGCCGCCGCCCTGGGCACGTCCTTCCTGGTGCAGGCCGTCGTCTTCGCCGCGGTGTCCACGCTGCTGCTGGCGGCGGTGCGCCCCTGGGCGAAGTGGCAGCTGCTGTCGACGACGCCCGATATGCGCACCAACGCCTCGGCCCTCATCGGCCGCGAGGCCACCGCCCTGACGGTGATCGACGAGCGGGGCGGGCGCGTGCGCCTGGGCGGGGAGGAGTGGAGCGCCCGGCTCGTCGAGTCGCGCCCCGCGCCCGCCCAGAGGGGCTACGGCGCGCCGGTGCAGGCCTTCGCCGGCCCCACGCGCATCGAGCCGGGGACGGATGTGCGGGTGACCGCCATCGACGGCGCCATCGCCGTCGTCGCCCCCCTGTGA
- the glgA gene encoding glycogen synthase: MRVDLLTKEYPPFIYGGAGVHVNELAKVLRPLADVRVHAFGGPREPGTEGADPGVTGYPEVAELEGANAALKTFGVDLEMVPGVEGADIVHSHTWYANLAGHLSGLLYGIPHILSAHSLEPMRPWKAEQLGGGYALSSWAERQAYEGATAVIAVSHGMRKDILRAYPQVDPERVKVVHNGIDLDAWARPTDADWETDSAEVLKRYGIDTSRPTVVFVGRITRQKGLPHLLRAVEHLPAEVQVILCAGAPDTAEIKAEVDGLVSGLQAKRTGVILIEEMLPRRELQAVLGASDVFVCPSVYEPLGIVNLEAMAMSLPVVGSATGGIPDVIVDGETGLLVPIEQLQDGTGTPIDPDRFVADLAERLTRLVMDADTAKKMGVAARKRVEDHFAWTAIAERTMKVYEWALAHPRD, translated from the coding sequence ATGAGAGTCGACCTGCTGACCAAGGAGTACCCGCCCTTCATCTACGGCGGAGCCGGAGTCCACGTCAACGAGCTGGCCAAGGTGCTTCGGCCCCTGGCCGACGTGCGCGTGCACGCCTTCGGCGGACCGCGCGAACCCGGCACCGAGGGCGCCGACCCGGGCGTGACCGGCTACCCGGAGGTCGCCGAACTCGAGGGCGCCAACGCCGCCCTGAAGACCTTCGGGGTGGACCTGGAGATGGTCCCCGGCGTCGAGGGCGCCGACATCGTCCACTCCCACACCTGGTACGCCAACCTGGCCGGCCACCTGTCCGGCCTGCTCTACGGCATCCCCCACATCCTGTCCGCCCACTCCCTGGAGCCCATGCGCCCGTGGAAGGCCGAGCAGCTCGGCGGCGGCTACGCCCTGTCCTCCTGGGCCGAGCGCCAGGCCTACGAGGGCGCCACCGCCGTCATCGCCGTCTCCCACGGCATGCGCAAGGACATCCTGCGCGCCTACCCCCAGGTCGACCCCGAACGGGTCAAGGTCGTCCACAACGGCATCGACCTGGACGCCTGGGCCCGCCCGACCGACGCCGACTGGGAGACCGACAGCGCCGAGGTCCTCAAGCGCTACGGCATCGACACCTCCCGGCCCACGGTGGTCTTCGTCGGGCGCATCACCCGCCAGAAGGGCCTGCCCCACCTGCTGCGCGCCGTCGAGCACCTGCCCGCCGAGGTCCAGGTCATCCTGTGCGCCGGCGCCCCCGACACCGCCGAGATCAAGGCCGAGGTCGACGGCCTCGTGTCCGGCCTCCAGGCCAAGCGCACCGGCGTCATCCTCATCGAGGAGATGCTCCCGCGCCGCGAGCTCCAGGCCGTCCTGGGAGCCTCCGACGTCTTCGTGTGCCCGTCGGTCTACGAGCCCCTGGGCATCGTCAACCTGGAGGCCATGGCCATGAGCCTGCCCGTGGTCGGCTCGGCCACCGGCGGCATCCCCGACGTCATCGTCGACGGCGAGACCGGCCTGCTGGTGCCCATCGAGCAGCTGCAGGACGGCACCGGCACGCCGATCGACCCCGACCGCTTCGTCGCCGACCTCGCCGAGCGCCTGACCCGCCTGGTCATGGACGCCGACACGGCCAAGAAGATGGGCGTCGCCGCCCGCAAGCGGGTGGAGGACCACTTCGCCTGGACCGCCATCGCCGAGCGGACCATGAAGGTCTACGAGTGGGCCCTGGCCCACCCGCGGGACTGA
- a CDS encoding ABC transporter ATP-binding protein, translating into MTSVLRLDDVSLHRGTTQILTRVTWSVDEGQYWVLLGPNGAGKTTIARIAAARLFPSAGSVEILGERLGRVDISELHPRIGLCSSALARTVTGGESALSVVLSASYGKVGVWREEYEDLDVERAGALLDALGAAPLARRPWGSLSSGERKRVEIARALMPDPELLVLDEPAAGLDVAGRELLLAALSEIIAAPGAPAILLVTHHLEEIPVGFTHALALRGGMVTGTGPLDGVLTDEVMSNTFGLPLEIGADRGRYTARGRGPVFRGAHAAR; encoded by the coding sequence ATGACCAGCGTGCTCCGCCTCGACGACGTCTCGCTCCACCGCGGGACCACCCAGATCCTGACCCGCGTCACCTGGAGCGTCGACGAGGGGCAGTACTGGGTCCTGTTGGGGCCCAACGGCGCCGGCAAGACCACCATCGCGCGCATCGCCGCCGCCCGCCTGTTCCCCTCCGCGGGGAGCGTCGAGATCCTGGGCGAGCGCCTGGGGCGCGTCGACATCTCCGAGCTGCACCCGCGCATCGGCCTGTGCTCCTCGGCGCTGGCGCGCACCGTCACGGGCGGGGAGAGCGCGCTGTCGGTGGTCCTGTCCGCCTCCTACGGCAAGGTCGGGGTGTGGCGCGAGGAGTACGAGGACCTCGACGTCGAGCGCGCCGGTGCGCTGCTGGACGCCCTGGGCGCCGCGCCCCTGGCCCGGCGGCCCTGGGGGTCGCTGTCGTCGGGCGAGCGCAAGCGCGTGGAGATCGCCCGCGCCCTCATGCCCGACCCCGAGCTGCTCGTCCTCGACGAGCCCGCCGCGGGCCTGGACGTGGCCGGGCGCGAACTGCTCCTGGCGGCCCTGAGCGAGATCATCGCCGCCCCCGGCGCGCCCGCAATACTGCTGGTCACCCACCACCTGGAGGAGATCCCGGTCGGGTTCACCCACGCCCTGGCGCTGCGCGGGGGGATGGTGACGGGGACCGGTCCCCTGGACGGGGTCCTCACCGACGAGGTCATGTCCAACACCTTCGGCCTGCCCCTGGAGATCGGCGCGGACAGGGGCCGCTACACCGCCCGGGGCCGGGGGCCGGTCTTCAGGGGCGCACACGCGGCGCGGTAG
- a CDS encoding SPFH domain-containing protein has product MPNIETVLLVVIGLIVLLVVVAMFRAVRIVPQSYAIIVERLGKFQAEYFAGMHFLVPFIDRVRTTVDLREQVVSFPPQPVITSDNVQVNIDSVIYYQVTDPKRATYEISNYLQAIEQLTVTTLRNVIGAMELEQTLTSRDQINAQLRGVLDQATGRWGIRVANVELKSIDPPASIQGAMEQQMRAERDRRAAILTAEGVKQSQILTAEGDKQSAILRAEGQAQASILKAQGESRAILQVFDAIHRGNADPKLLAYQYLQTLPKIANGTSSKMWIVPTEFTAALDGIAGALGGKPPSPGSPLGSGSEDVRVDLSGMNSGLDIASDLAATNLQNPEEALAQARGEVESASQEASDDRSSSGHRAPGGHRAPSDPSTDTTSLPTTGGTYGRYGYRSDDGGIPPSVPPSRRG; this is encoded by the coding sequence ATGCCGAATATCGAGACGGTCCTCCTCGTCGTCATCGGTCTCATCGTCCTGCTCGTCGTCGTGGCGATGTTCCGGGCCGTGCGGATCGTGCCCCAGTCCTACGCCATCATCGTCGAGCGGCTGGGCAAGTTCCAGGCCGAGTACTTCGCCGGCATGCACTTCCTGGTGCCTTTCATCGACCGCGTGCGCACCACGGTCGACCTGCGCGAGCAGGTCGTCTCCTTCCCCCCGCAGCCCGTCATCACCTCCGACAACGTCCAGGTGAATATCGACTCGGTCATCTACTACCAGGTCACCGACCCCAAGCGGGCGACCTACGAGATCTCCAACTACCTTCAGGCCATTGAGCAGCTGACCGTCACCACGCTGCGCAATGTCATTGGCGCCATGGAGCTGGAGCAGACCCTGACCAGCCGCGACCAGATCAACGCCCAGCTGCGCGGCGTGCTGGACCAGGCCACCGGCCGCTGGGGCATTCGCGTGGCCAATGTCGAGCTGAAGTCCATTGACCCGCCCGCCTCCATCCAGGGCGCCATGGAGCAGCAGATGCGCGCCGAGCGCGACCGCCGCGCCGCCATTCTCACCGCCGAGGGCGTCAAGCAGTCCCAGATCCTCACCGCCGAGGGTGACAAGCAGTCGGCGATCCTGCGGGCCGAGGGCCAGGCCCAGGCCTCGATCCTCAAGGCCCAGGGCGAGTCGCGCGCCATCCTCCAGGTCTTCGACGCCATCCACCGCGGCAACGCCGACCCCAAGCTGCTGGCCTACCAGTACCTTCAGACCCTGCCCAAGATCGCCAACGGGACCAGCTCGAAGATGTGGATCGTGCCCACCGAGTTCACCGCGGCCCTGGACGGGATCGCCGGCGCGCTGGGCGGCAAGCCTCCGTCGCCCGGCAGCCCCCTGGGCTCCGGCTCGGAGGACGTCCGGGTGGACCTGTCCGGCATGAACTCCGGCCTCGACATCGCCTCCGACCTGGCGGCCACCAACCTCCAGAACCCCGAGGAGGCCCTGGCCCAGGCCCGCGGCGAGGTCGAGTCCGCCTCCCAGGAGGCCTCCGACGACCGGTCCTCCTCCGGCCACCGCGCCCCGGGCGGCCACCGCGCCCCGTCCGACCCGTCGACCGACACGACGTCGCTGCCCACCACGGGCGGCACCTACGGCCGCTACGGCTACCGGTCCGACGACGGCGGCATCCCGCCCTCGGTGCCCCCCTCCCGCCGCGGTTGA
- a CDS encoding ABC transporter ATP-binding protein, whose product MLFTTLRHYLGPYRGSLLAVLALKIVETIAVLSLPTLNANIINDGVVAGDTGRIWSLGGLMLAITAVQGAVAIVGTYLSARAAMGLGRRMRRDIFTHVQRFNPEEVSRFGAPSLVTRSTNDIQQIQMVVFMVCAMMLMAPIMLMGGTFMALRVDVPLSGLILVLIPLLLVVVGILLGRLLPHFRVMQERIDRVNLVMREQIQGVRVIRAFVRQKERRGVFGAANDELTATSLSIGRLFALLMPSVTVIMNLASIGVYWFGGRRIDAGDMAIGDLTAFLNYMMHILFSVMIAVMLVTILPRAQVAAARFQEVMAVDPAITAPADPVGLPEPSGAAGGGRGREIRFEHVSFRYPGAEAPVLEDIDLVLRPGRTTAFIGSTGSGKTTLVNLIPRLLDVTEGRVSVDGVDVRDVDPRELRQNVACVPQKAFLFSGTIRSTLQHGRSDADDDELWEALRAAQAADFVAALDDSLDHEVDQGGVNFSGGQRQRLAIARALVREAGVYIFDDSFSALDYATDARLRAGLARATGGATLIVVAQRVASIRSAEQIVVLDEGRVVGIGTHAELMESCPTYTEIVLSQVSAQEAA is encoded by the coding sequence GTGCTGTTCACGACCCTGCGTCACTACCTGGGCCCCTACCGGGGCTCGCTGCTGGCGGTCCTCGCGCTCAAGATCGTGGAGACAATCGCGGTCCTGTCGCTGCCCACCCTCAACGCGAACATCATTAACGACGGCGTGGTCGCCGGCGACACCGGCAGGATCTGGAGCCTGGGCGGCCTCATGCTCGCCATTACCGCCGTGCAGGGCGCGGTCGCGATCGTCGGGACCTACCTGAGCGCCCGGGCCGCCATGGGCCTGGGCCGGCGCATGCGCAGGGACATCTTCACCCACGTCCAGCGCTTCAACCCCGAGGAGGTCTCCCGGTTCGGGGCCCCCTCCCTCGTCACCCGCTCGACCAACGACATCCAGCAGATCCAGATGGTCGTCTTCATGGTCTGCGCCATGATGCTCATGGCCCCCATTATGCTCATGGGCGGGACCTTCATGGCGCTGCGCGTGGACGTGCCCCTGTCCGGCCTCATCCTGGTCCTCATCCCGCTCCTGCTCGTCGTCGTCGGCATTCTCCTGGGCCGACTCCTGCCCCACTTCAGGGTCATGCAGGAGCGGATCGACCGCGTCAACCTGGTCATGCGCGAGCAGATCCAGGGCGTGCGCGTCATCCGCGCCTTCGTGCGCCAGAAGGAGCGCCGGGGCGTGTTCGGGGCGGCCAACGACGAGTTGACGGCCACGTCGCTGTCCATCGGCCGCCTCTTCGCCCTGCTCATGCCCTCGGTGACCGTCATTATGAACCTCGCCAGCATCGGCGTGTACTGGTTCGGCGGGCGGCGCATCGACGCCGGGGACATGGCCATCGGCGACCTGACGGCCTTCCTCAACTACATGATGCACATCCTCTTCTCCGTCATGATCGCCGTCATGCTCGTGACCATCCTGCCGCGCGCCCAGGTCGCCGCCGCCCGCTTCCAGGAGGTCATGGCGGTGGACCCCGCCATTACGGCGCCCGCCGACCCGGTGGGCCTGCCCGAACCCTCGGGGGCGGCCGGGGGAGGGCGCGGGCGCGAGATCCGCTTCGAGCACGTCTCCTTCCGCTACCCGGGGGCCGAGGCCCCGGTGCTGGAGGACATCGACCTCGTCCTGCGCCCGGGCCGGACCACCGCCTTCATTGGCTCGACGGGCTCGGGCAAGACCACCCTGGTCAACCTCATTCCGCGCCTGCTCGACGTCACCGAGGGGCGCGTGAGCGTGGACGGCGTGGACGTGCGCGACGTCGACCCCCGCGAGCTGCGGCAGAACGTGGCCTGCGTCCCCCAGAAGGCCTTCCTGTTCTCCGGCACCATCCGCTCCACGCTCCAGCACGGCCGCTCCGACGCCGACGACGACGAGCTGTGGGAGGCGCTGCGGGCCGCCCAGGCCGCCGACTTCGTCGCGGCCCTCGACGACAGCCTGGACCACGAGGTCGACCAGGGCGGGGTGAACTTCTCCGGCGGCCAGCGCCAGCGCCTGGCCATCGCCCGCGCGCTCGTGCGCGAAGCGGGCGTGTACATCTTCGACGACTCCTTCTCCGCGCTGGACTACGCCACCGACGCCCGCCTGCGCGCCGGACTCGCGCGGGCCACCGGCGGCGCCACGCTCATTGTGGTCGCCCAGCGCGTGGCCTCCATCCGCAGCGCCGAGCAGATCGTCGTCCTCGACGAGGGGCGCGTCGTCGGCATAGGGACGCACGCCGAGCTCATGGAGAGCTGCCCGACCTACACCGAGATCGTCCTGTCCCAGGTCAGCGCGCAGGAGGCGGCATGA
- the serB gene encoding phosphoserine phosphatase SerB codes for MSAPPRVSGRRAAGILARLGPGLLVMDADSTLIEQEVIELIAERAGTREKVAAVTARAMRGELDFADSLRERVATLRGVPESVFAQVLAEVRPTPGAVGLIGALHARGCRVGVVSGGFEEVVAPLAERLGIDHVAANRLEVAGGVLTGRVEGRIVDGQEKVRRLREWAERDGVPMERTVAVGDGANDLGMIAAAGLGVAFCAKPAVVAAAPAAVHVRDLRAVLELLGDPPGPPAGGSAG; via the coding sequence ATGTCCGCCCCGCCGCGTGTGAGCGGCCGGAGGGCCGCCGGGATCCTGGCGCGGCTGGGCCCCGGGCTGCTGGTCATGGACGCCGACTCCACGCTGATCGAGCAGGAGGTCATCGAGCTCATCGCCGAGCGCGCCGGCACGCGCGAGAAGGTGGCCGCCGTCACCGCCCGGGCGATGCGCGGCGAGCTCGACTTCGCCGATTCGCTGCGCGAGCGGGTCGCCACCCTGCGGGGGGTGCCGGAGTCGGTCTTCGCGCAGGTGCTGGCCGAGGTGCGCCCCACGCCGGGCGCCGTCGGGCTCATCGGGGCGCTTCACGCCCGCGGTTGCCGCGTCGGGGTGGTCTCCGGCGGTTTTGAGGAGGTCGTGGCGCCCCTGGCGGAGCGGCTCGGTATTGATCATGTGGCGGCCAACCGCCTGGAGGTGGCGGGCGGGGTGCTCACCGGCCGGGTGGAGGGTCGGATCGTGGACGGCCAGGAGAAGGTGCGCCGCCTGCGCGAGTGGGCGGAGCGGGACGGGGTGCCCATGGAGCGTACGGTCGCCGTCGGCGACGGCGCCAACGACCTGGGGATGATTGCCGCGGCGGGCCTGGGGGTGGCCTTCTGCGCCAAGCCCGCCGTTGTGGCGGCGGCGCCGGCGGCCGTTCATGTGCGGGATCTGCGGGCCGTGCTCGAGCTGCTCGGGGACCCGCCCGGCCCGCCCGCCGGGGGTTCTGCCGGTTGA
- a CDS encoding glucose-1-phosphate adenylyltransferase, which translates to MASPRVLAIILAGGEGKRLMPLTVDRAKPAVPFGGIYRLIDFSLSNMINSGFLKVVVLTQYKSHSLDRHISKTWRMSDMLGNYIAPVPAQQRVGKHWFLGSADAIYQSLNLLDDERPDYVVITGADNIYRMDFSQMLDHHIASGLPLTVAGIRQPKSLADQFGVIETDPDDRGHIKAFVEKPKETPGLPDSPDEVLASMGNYIMNADALTQAVTVDADDESSKHDMGGNIVPWFVGQGAAGVYDFKDNDVPGATERDRDYWRDVGTVDAFFEAHQDLISVSPVFNLYNSHWPLFAGYTNSMPPAKFVYGHHERLGHAVDSIVSPGVIVSGGEVISSVLSPEVRVNSWSSVRESVLMDGVIVGRNTVVNRAILDKYVVVEEGAMVGIDPEHDRERGFTITESGITVVPKGHKVTR; encoded by the coding sequence ATGGCTTCTCCCCGTGTTCTCGCAATCATTCTCGCCGGCGGTGAGGGCAAGCGCCTCATGCCCCTGACCGTCGATCGGGCCAAGCCCGCGGTGCCCTTCGGCGGCATCTACCGGCTCATCGACTTCTCGCTGTCCAACATGATCAACTCGGGCTTCCTCAAAGTGGTCGTCCTCACCCAGTACAAGTCCCACTCGCTGGACCGCCACATCTCCAAGACGTGGCGGATGTCGGACATGCTGGGCAACTACATCGCGCCTGTGCCCGCCCAGCAGCGCGTGGGCAAGCACTGGTTCCTGGGGAGCGCGGACGCGATCTACCAGTCCCTCAACCTGCTCGACGACGAGCGGCCCGACTACGTGGTCATCACCGGGGCGGACAACATCTACCGCATGGACTTCTCCCAGATGCTCGACCACCACATCGCCTCGGGCCTGCCGCTGACCGTGGCCGGCATCCGCCAGCCCAAGTCGCTGGCGGACCAGTTCGGCGTCATCGAGACCGACCCCGACGACCGCGGCCACATCAAGGCCTTCGTCGAGAAGCCCAAGGAGACCCCCGGGCTGCCCGACTCCCCCGACGAGGTCCTGGCCTCCATGGGCAACTACATTATGAACGCCGACGCCTTGACCCAGGCGGTCACCGTCGACGCCGACGACGAGTCCTCCAAGCACGACATGGGCGGCAATATCGTGCCCTGGTTCGTGGGCCAGGGCGCCGCCGGCGTCTACGACTTCAAGGACAACGACGTGCCCGGCGCCACCGAGCGCGACCGCGACTACTGGCGCGACGTGGGCACGGTCGACGCCTTCTTCGAGGCCCACCAGGACCTGATCTCGGTCTCCCCGGTGTTCAACCTCTACAACTCGCACTGGCCCCTGTTCGCCGGCTACACCAACTCCATGCCCCCGGCCAAGTTCGTCTACGGGCACCACGAGCGCCTGGGCCACGCCGTCGACTCGATCGTCTCCCCCGGCGTCATCGTGTCGGGCGGCGAGGTCATCTCCTCGGTGCTCTCCCCCGAGGTGAGGGTCAACTCCTGGTCCTCGGTGCGCGAGTCGGTCCTCATGGACGGGGTGATCGTGGGCCGCAACACGGTGGTCAACCGGGCCATCCTCGACAAGTACGTCGTCGTCGAGGAGGGCGCCATGGTCGGCATCGACCCCGAGCACGACCGCGAGCGCGGCTTCACCATCACCGAGTCGGGCATCACCGTGGTCCCCAAGGGGCACAAGGTCACGCGCTGA
- the dusB gene encoding tRNA dihydrouridine synthase DusB — MRSPAAPGAPGAPGAGSPVAAPLRIGPIEVGTPVELAPMAGVTNASFRRLCRCYGESALPGPPAADGPITTPGGALAAPAGLYVTEMVTTRALVEGNARTLAMVRPDPGERVRSVQLYGVDPLIAGRAVRILVERDLADHIDLNFGCPAPKVTRRGGGAALPWKKDLLAAILRETVRASEAAVRAARRERQVPVTVKMRVGIDAEHETYLDAARAAADAGIAALALHARTARQHYSGAARWEFIARLKEASRIPVLGNGDIWSGDDALEMMRSTGCDGVVVGRGCQGRPWLFADIVAALHGSSARTRPDLDAVIAVIREHGRLLAAEMGQERGVRDLRKHIGWYLKGYPVGGPARAALARVSTLAGLDAELAAMRERLPESVPYPGAAVEGPRGRAGAPKRPHLPEGWLDSPYLTDGQRAGLLAAESDVSGG; from the coding sequence ATTAGGTCCCCAGCCGCCCCCGGGGCCCCCGGCGCTCCCGGCGCGGGCTCCCCCGTCGCGGCGCCGCTGCGCATAGGCCCGATCGAGGTGGGCACGCCCGTGGAGCTCGCCCCCATGGCCGGGGTCACCAACGCCTCGTTCCGCCGGCTGTGCCGCTGCTACGGCGAGTCGGCGCTGCCCGGCCCGCCGGCCGCCGACGGGCCGATCACGACCCCGGGCGGCGCTCTGGCGGCCCCGGCGGGCCTGTACGTGACCGAGATGGTCACGACCCGCGCCCTGGTCGAGGGCAATGCCAGAACCCTGGCCATGGTGCGCCCCGACCCGGGCGAGCGGGTGCGCTCCGTCCAGCTCTACGGCGTCGACCCCCTCATCGCCGGCAGGGCGGTGCGCATTCTGGTCGAGCGGGACCTGGCCGACCACATCGACCTCAACTTCGGCTGCCCGGCGCCCAAGGTGACCCGCAGGGGCGGCGGGGCGGCGCTGCCCTGGAAGAAGGACCTGCTGGCGGCGATCCTGCGCGAGACGGTGCGGGCGTCCGAGGCGGCGGTGCGCGCCGCCCGCCGGGAGCGCCAGGTGCCGGTGACGGTCAAGATGCGCGTGGGCATCGACGCCGAGCACGAGACCTACCTGGATGCGGCCCGCGCCGCCGCCGACGCCGGGATCGCCGCCCTCGCCCTGCACGCGCGCACCGCCCGGCAGCACTACTCCGGGGCGGCCCGCTGGGAGTTCATCGCCCGCCTCAAAGAGGCCAGCCGCATTCCGGTGCTGGGCAACGGGGACATCTGGTCCGGCGACGACGCCCTGGAGATGATGCGCTCCACCGGCTGCGACGGCGTCGTCGTCGGGCGGGGCTGCCAGGGGCGCCCGTGGCTCTTCGCCGACATTGTGGCGGCCCTGCACGGCTCGTCCGCGCGCACCCGCCCCGATCTCGACGCCGTCATTGCGGTCATCCGCGAGCATGGGCGGCTGCTGGCCGCCGAAATGGGGCAGGAGCGCGGGGTGCGCGACCTGCGCAAGCACATCGGCTGGTACCTCAAGGGCTACCCGGTGGGCGGGCCCGCGCGCGCCGCCCTGGCGCGGGTGTCCACCCTGGCCGGGCTCGACGCCGAGCTGGCCGCCATGCGCGAGCGCCTGCCCGAGTCCGTCCCCTACCCCGGCGCGGCGGTCGAGGGCCCGCGCGGGCGGGCCGGCGCCCCCAAGCGCCCGCACCTGCCCGAGGGCTGGCTCGACTCCCCGTACCTGACGGACGGGCAGCGGGCCGGGCTGCTGGCCGCCGAGTCCGACGTGTCGGGGGGCTGA
- a CDS encoding SixA phosphatase family protein: MTTHASVLQRTLVLVRHSKASHNAPTDIERPLTPKGREMADALARKLSGRLDAVDLLLVSPAARARQTADPMQRRLNPGEIRIEPEIYHNGALRILRLLTGLPEAAATVVLVGHEPTISIMGHVLHDADDDLASQVSVGVPTATALVLQVPGPWSGLGPGTAHLGDMLSIPR, translated from the coding sequence GTGACGACCCACGCCTCCGTCCTCCAACGGACCCTCGTCCTCGTGCGCCACTCCAAGGCGTCCCACAACGCCCCCACGGACATTGAGCGCCCGCTGACCCCCAAGGGCCGGGAGATGGCCGACGCCCTGGCCCGCAAACTGAGCGGGCGCCTGGACGCCGTCGACCTGCTCCTGGTCTCGCCCGCCGCCCGCGCCCGCCAGACCGCCGACCCCATGCAGCGGCGCCTGAACCCGGGGGAGATCCGCATCGAGCCCGAGATCTACCACAACGGCGCCCTGCGGATACTGCGGCTACTGACCGGGCTGCCCGAGGCCGCCGCCACCGTGGTCCTCGTCGGACACGAGCCCACCATCTCGATTATGGGCCACGTCCTGCACGACGCCGACGACGACCTCGCCAGCCAGGTCTCCGTCGGCGTGCCCACGGCGACCGCCCTCGTCCTTCAGGTGCCCGGGCCCTGGAGCGGACTCGGACCCGGCACGGCGCACCTGGGCGACATGCTCAGCATTCCGCGCTGA